The following coding sequences are from one Ornithodoros turicata isolate Travis chromosome 1, ASM3712646v1, whole genome shotgun sequence window:
- the LOC135388316 gene encoding uncharacterized protein LOC135388316, translating to MTSILPPPKLLDVTGDLWKAWKLWKGEFRLFSTATNLKAQPKEVQAATFLVTLGEEGRKICNTLQLETEADRDDVDKLIQKLEEHCKPTLNLTYQEFLFGSRNQKEVERFDEWLTELRILAASCEFGTLEKRMLRSRLILGVRDKKLQQRLISENPSCEKVIETCRMRELSKQQFDDIQKEKDEVKDVHAVTKRTRTCSKCGYTHDKDACPAQGKECKSCGKLNHFASVCRSKGQRKKYRRKPKAKQVLEVEREEDTYFLQMLSVNNVASSDLWSAEVTIKDVKLNCRVDTGANCSIISAGQLRKVTNKKTSKCNVTLNTFFGFKQKAAGRIPLQASCNGQSRKVLFFVVPHEVPLTVRGKASEKLGLIQRTVHSAVATKTSDEHHLYGQAQPYRDVFEGLGKLKRVQYHMKLTPHAKGVVKPARRIAVALKDKVKRELDHMEADGVIAKVTEPTEWGSNMVVVVKKDKVRICLDPADLNKALLPEHYPMATLEDIAPRLGKGKYFFRHLTHRLAFGKFSSTRTPHTSLL from the coding sequence ATGACAAGTATCCTGCCTCCACCCAAGCTACTCGATGTTACCGGCGATCTTTGGAAAGCTTGGAAGTTGTGGAAAGGCGAGTTTAGACTCTTCTCTACAGCGACAAATCTAAAGGCGCAGCCAAAGGAAGTTCAGGCCGCGACCTTCTTGGTTACACTGGGTGAAGAAGGCAGGAAGATATGCAatacgctacagcttgaaaccGAAGCGGACCGTGACGATGTCGACAAGCTTATCCAGAAACTGGAAGAGCACTGCAAACCGACGCTCAATTTAACGTACCAGGAATTTCTGTTCGGATCGCGAAACCAGAAAGAAGTGGAGCGATTTGACGAGTGGCTGACAGAGCTTCGGATACTCGCTGCTAGCTGCGAGTTCGGGACCTTGGAAAAACGCATGCTGCGTAGCCGCTTAATCCTTGGAGTTCGCGACAAGAAACTTCAGCAAAGGCTGATCTCGGAAAATCCGTCATGTGAGAAGGTTATAGAAACATGTCGGATGAGAGAGCTCAGCAAGCAGCAGTTTGACGATATCCAGAAGGAAAAAGATGAAGTGAAGGACGTTCACGCTGTCACGAAGCGAACGAGAACTTGTTCGAAGTGTGGATATACGCACGATAAAGATGCATGTCCGGCGCAAGGTAAAGAATGCAAGAGTTGCGGTAAACTTAACCACTTCGCCAGTGTGTGCAGAAGCAAAGGACAACGAAAGAAATATAGAAGGAAGCCGAAGGCAAAACAAGTCCTTGAAGTGGAACGTGAAGAAGACACTTACTTCTTGCAAATGCTGTCCGTAAATAACGTCGCATCCAGCGATCTCTGGTCTGCTGAGGTTACGATCAAGGACGTGAAGCTAAACTGCAGAGTAGACACTGGTGCCAATTGTTCCATAATCTCAGCCGGGCAGTTGAGAAAAGTCACTAACAAGAAGACTTCAAAATGCAACGTTACTTTGAACACCTTCTTTGGCTTCAAGCAAAAGGCCGCAGGCAGGATTCCTCTGCAAGCATCATGTAACGGTCAAAGCAGAAAGGTGCTGTTCTTCGTCGTACCACATGAGGTACCGCTTACCGTGAGGGGGAAAGCGTCGGAAAAACTAGGTCTGATCCAGCGCACAGTGCATTCGGCAGTTGCTACAAAAACAAGCGACGAACATCACTTGTACGGACAAGCACAACCTTATCGCGACGTCTTTGAAGGCCTTGGAAAGCTAAAACGGGTACAGTACCACATGAAGTTAACACCCCATGCAAAAGGAGTTGTAAAACCAGCAAGGCGGATTGCCGTTGCACTGAAAGACAAAGTCAAGCGCGAACTCGACCACATGGAAGCCGACGGAGTAATCGCCAAGGTGACGGAACCTACCGAGTGGGGGAGCAACATGGTGGTCGTGGTCAAGAAAGATAAGGTCAGGATATGTCTTGATCCCGCAGATCTCAACAAGGCGCTCCTTCCGGAACACTACCCCATGGCGACACTCGAAGATATCGCGCCGCGtctgggaaagggaaagtacTTTTTTCGACACTTGACGCATCGTCTGGCTTTTGGCAAATTCAGCTCGACAAGGACTCCTCATACATCTCTACTATGA